The Quercus robur chromosome 3, dhQueRobu3.1, whole genome shotgun sequence DNA segment tatatatatatatatatatatatatcgaagagttcaaatctaattagattttaaattggatttcaattggagtctaattttccGCTatgtattcatttattttttaaatttttatagcgagtgaattattgggtaaaaaaaaccaaaaagtctaaatccaattaaattctaaatcatatataacaaattatCCCAAGTCCATGATTCGTCCATATGTATCGTCCAACGACAGAAGCAACAACAAGCGCACCAGCGACCCTCGTCCGTATATGGACGAGCTTAATACCTCTAAGATCTACTTGTCATTTATGAACgacaagccttccaagatgatctcgtccgtctttcactaaaagtggacgagatcatcctggaggtctcgtccatccttgctatggatggactaaaagtggacgagctcctcatgaaggtctcgtccatcctcactatggatggacgagttcatcggccCCTCCGACCTAAgtaacttccacagcggttactcccaattctccggactcctcgacactgggaacggttaccaaatagataaccgttccacacactatataaggcttcttcgatgaaggaaaaaggtattcagacattttcttacttttaagaGAATACTTCTTCGTTACAGAGAGTTCCAAGAaactaacttgatcatcggaggatttttggccggtcaccaccggtcccctctgattctgtgtctttggtattacaggagatagcccGAAGATCAACGTTCAAGCCTTATCAACCCACTGATAATCAAGGAATGGAAAAGAGATCGCAGGAGAGGGGAAACGTCCTGAGGGTCAAGCCCAGGATCGTCCAACGGCTGGGGACAAAAGAAAGTTCTTGCCTAAGAACATTGACCTGGAAGGGCTCCCCAGTCGAAGAGATAAAAGGGTTAAACAAAGCTCGTCCAAGGTGATCAAGTCCAAACCACCCTCGTCTCAGCCTGCCGTCCAAATAGTTGATGTGGACTCGTCCACTCCAGTTGAGTCCACCCCGTCCAAGACTCCTCCCAGAACTCCTGTGGCCAGATCTACCATGCCTGGCTCGTCCCAGCCTTCTATGAATATTATTGCAAATGAAGACCTGGCTTGGGAACGGTTCCAGATGGCCGTCAAGGACGAGGATATAAACATGTGCTATAACATGGGCTTGAAGGAATTTGAGCATTCAGGCGTCCATGACCTTTTCAAGGTATGCCAGTATCCCTCGTCCTTGTTTAGTTATTAAATTTTCCTCATTTAATCATTCTATGTTGTTCTCTGTTCACAGGCCATGTCGAAGTTTATAGCAGCGTCTAGACAGGCAACGGAGCTGGACAAGACGAGAGTCTTGTTGGAGACGAGGATTCAGGAAGTGAACGCTGACTGTAAGAAATGGGCTGGGTTTGCTGAAAAAGCTAAGGACGAGGTCAAAGAGCATAACAAGCTGATTGAGGAGCTAAGGACggatgcattggagaaggagACGCGCATTGATCACTTACAACAGGTGAACAATGAGTTGAATGCTCGTCTTTCCAAGGCACGAGAGGACGCTGTGGCTGAGTTCAAGTCGTCCAAAGAGTATACAGACACTTTGGATCGCAATTATGCAGCTGGTTTTGAAGATTTCAGAATGGACGCTGTTGAAAACTTTCCTGAAGTTGATTTCAGCACAATCAAGCTTAACCTTGCTGCTGCCACAAGCTCTCTCCTCCAGACTGGCTCTGATGATGTCAACGTTGAAGACGACGCCAGCACTCAGCCTCCTCAGGACGAGCCTACAGTGAATGCTCCCCCTTCTTAGGACGAGATTTTAAACTTTGTagctttgctttttctttttttgtaacttttgtgtTTGGTCCTTTGTTTTTGGACCTTCTTTATGTAACAAGAATACATTATACTCGTCCATGGTTTTAGGACGGGTTTTTAAGTATACTATTTCTGCTTTTCAAACTAAtcaagggtttttggacgtaggatgtccaccctttgaatgaagttttattttatttgcatggataaataatttcattttctttgaatggacgagtgatttcattttctttgcatggacaGATGCTGCTAAGCTATTACTCTTAGCTCGTccataatacatatttttcatgtagTCTAACTCGTCTTAGcaggtagtatttttaattagtttGATTCGTCTTTAAGACTTGCAAACTAATTTTTCATACCGTCTACTTATTTTGCCAACTTTTTGTCTCGTCCAGAATTTGGATTGTTTCAGTTGGCTTTACCTCGTCCATGAGTTGGACGAGTATGGATGTGGtttcttttattcaagaaaatttagacGTTACATCTCTGCGTCCAGAGATTTTGTTCGTCTTGGATCTTTCAACCCTCTTGAGGATTGAATTGGACGACAATATCATGGagaattcacacaacattttgtacataacataaatattgtttacaaACAAGGCATATGCACACTgatgcctttttatttaataaatacatatttCATGACTTCGTCCATAACCACAACACAACTATAAAAAGTAAATCATAGTTTCAAACTTCACACACAAACAATACCAAACATAGTAGTATCAAGCAGCATCACTCATAATAGTACGCTAGTAGACAGATAAGACCCAAGTCTCGTCCATAGGTTCACTCTTACTGGTAATACCTCCTCAGGTGTtccacattccaaggatgttccaattttctcccgtccagggcctccaggtagtaggatccttgccttttacagttgattattctatagggtccttcccagtttgggcccaacttcccatgtgctgggttcttggttgacaaagagacctttctcaggacgagatctcctatatggaaacgcctaggcttcaccatcgcatcatactgcttagccatgaggttcttatactttgctgccCTGTATTCTGCGTTTGCccttacctcgtctattagATCGAGGTTCAGACGAAGCTGGTCCTCATTATCCTTGTCTTGATACGTCATCACCCTGTGATTAGCCATATGCACTTCTGCAGGTATGACCGCATCGCTTCCATAGGCCAACTTGAAAGGGGTCTCCCCTGTAGGGGTCCTCACAgtggtcctgtatgcccataaaactcctggtaattcatctggccatattccctttgccccctcaagccgagttttgatgattttcaacaaggatcggtttgctacTTCAGCCTGGCCGTTGGCTTGGGGGTGTGCAGGTGAGGAATAATGGTTCTGAATTCCAAAGTGTAGGCAAAAGTCCTTGAagagtgcattgtcaaattgcCGTCCGTTGTCAGACACCAATACCCTCGGCACTCCAAATCTGCaaacaatgttcttccacacgaagttcttaacattctgttgtgtgatatttgccaacggttctgcctccacccatttggtgaagtaatcgatgCCCACAACTAAAAACTTCATCTGTCTTACTCCCAAAGGGAAGGGACCCAAAATGTCcaatccccattgtgcaaagggcCACGGTGCTACCATTGGGGTGAGGTATTCCGACGGTTGCCTGGGGACATTGCTAAATCGCTAGCACTGGTCGCAGACTTTAACGTATGCTTTTGCATCagcttgcatgttcggccagtaatatcctacacggacgaccttgtggacaagtgatctggctcctgagtgattgccacacgccccttcatgaacttctctcAGCACGTAGTTTGCTTCGTCCGGAGCAAGGCACCTAAGGTAAGGTtgagagaagcctctcttgtatagcACTTCATTCATAAGGACGTATCTAGCTGATCTCACCTTCACCTTTCTGGCTTCGTCCTTTTCTTCTGGTAGTCGTCCGTCTTTCAAATATGATATAATGggagtcatccaattttctcTGTGGTTCACCTGTTGTACCTCCTGGGCATCTATACTCGGCATATACTGAACTTCATCTGACTTTTCTAATGATTCATCTGCTGAGGCCTCTTTGGCTATAGTATCAGCTTCCACGTTCTCCTCCCTGGGGATTTGAACGAAGTCAGCTTTTTCGAACCTTTTCACAAGGCGCATCACCCTACTAAGGTATTTCTTCATTCGTCCTTCCTTCGCTTCATACATCCCATTCACTTGCCCCATGATCAGTTGGGAATCTCCCATAACACATATGGACTTGGCTTCCACGGACTTcgccaattctagccctttgaggagggcttcatattcgactTCATTGTTTGTCGCTTGGTACTGTAAACGGACTTTATGTTTCAGTTTGTCTCCCTCTGGGGACTGCAGGACCACACCAATTCCTCCTGCATGCCGTGTAGACGAACCATCCACATGGATGATCCATCTCTTGCTCTCCTCTGCCTCATTATGACTTGGGGTAAACTCTGCGATAAAATctgctagggcttgagcttttatggcatgccttggttgatatcTGATATCGAACTCACTTAGCTCCACAGCCCACTGGATTAATCGTCCTGCAGCTTCCAGTCTACTCATTGCTTTTTTGAGAGGATGATCTGTCATaacattaatgacatgtgcttggaaataatgcctcAGCTTCCTTGAAGCTGTGATCAGTGCGAAGGCCAACTTCTCCATTTGTGGATATCGTCCTTCCGCTCCTTTCAATGCCTTGCTTGTATAATACACAGGTCTTTGGACTTTATCTTCCTCTCTTATCAATGCTGAGCTCACAGCATATGGAGTTACCGCTAGGTATAAATATAGTTCCTCTCCTTCCACTGATGGACTTAGCAGCGGTGCCCTGGTAAGGTATaccttcaaatcttcaaaagctctctgacactcgtcggtccattcgaatgcttttttgagaaccttaaaaaatggcaaacatttatcagtagctttagagacaaacctgttaagcGCAGCAACTCGTCCAGTGAGGGATTGGATTTCCTTAGTATTTTGCGGTGGCTTCATGTCcagtattgcttgaattttatctggatttgcttcaattcccctgtgggataccataaagccaaggaatttccctgatgatactccaaaagcacatttgctaggattcagcttcatgtgataCCGCCTCAATGTCTCAAATGTCTCCTGCAGGTCGTCTAGATGTCTTCCTTCGTCTTGacttttcaccagcatgtcatctacatagacttctACATTCCGCCCAATCTGCGGACGGAACATGTGGTTGACCAACCTCTGATATGtcgcccctgcattcttcaaaccaaacGGCATCACTTTATAGCAGAATAAGCCTTGACTGGTGACAaaagatgtcttctcttgatcagccTCGTCCATtcttatctgattgtatcctgaaaaggcatccatgaagctaagCAATTTGTGGCCTGCAGTTGAGTCTACTAACTGGTCAATGCGCGGTAACGGATAGCTgtccttggggcaagccttattcagatcagtgaagtcaacgcacattctccactttccattcgcttttttgaccattactacattggccaaccaatccggGTAATACACTTCCCGAATGAACTTTGCTACCATCAGCTTTTGGACCTCGTCCTTGATTGCACTATCTCTTtcgggggcaaacaccctcttcttttgccgcacaggcttggaggaaggacatacattcaaacggtgggtaatgacactagggtctatacccGGCATATCATCATGACTCCACGCAAACACGTCGATGttgttcttcaaaaattggACGAGGTCCgtcttaatcttctcttctaaaTCTGCTCCAACCCTGGTACACCTCTCAGGGTTATTTTCATCCAAGGGaatatcttccaatgcttcagtAGGTTCTGCTACAACCCTCTTTTCTTCAATGTTCATTGCTTGAACTTGTTCATCCATGGCCAGCATGGCCAAGTAACACTCTCTTGCTGCCAGTTGGTCACCTTGTACCTGTCCTACCCCgtgttctgttggaaacttgactgaTAAGTGGTAAGTGGAGGTAACAGCtttccaactattcaaagttggccTCCCAATGATGGCATTGTAAGAGGATGGACAGtctaccacaaggaagttcacaTCCTTGGTAATCTGTCGTGGATATGCCCCCACTATCACGAATAAGGAAATGGTACCCACTGGTTGCACCTTCATCCCACCAAAGCCTACTAGGGGGGAGTTCACTGGACGGAGCTGGTCTCGTCCTAATctcatctgctgaaaagctggataatataaaatgtctgCTGAGCTTCCATTGTCCACAAGCACTCTTCTGGTTGTGTAGTTTGCAATTAGTAAGGAGATGACGAGGGCATCATCATGAGGGTGATGAATTCTGTCAGCGTCCTCGTCCGTGAAAGTAATTGCCCGCTCGTTCGTGGATCTTGCTATTGGTGACCGTCCAGAAAGCTG contains these protein-coding regions:
- the LOC126716430 gene encoding uncharacterized protein LOC126716430, yielding MPGSSQPSMNIIANEDLAWERFQMAVKDEDINMCYNMGLKEFEHSGVHDLFKAMSKFIAASRQATELDKTRVLLETRIQEVNADCKKWAGFAEKAKDEVKEHNKLIEELRTDALEKETRIDHLQQVNNELNARLSKAREDAVAEFKSSKEYTDTLDRNYAAGFEDFRMDAVENFPEVDFSTIKLNLAAATSSLLQTGSDDVNVEDDASTQPPQDEPTVNAPPS